GGCCACCGCCTCGAGGCGGGCGGGCACGGGCGGGGGAAGCTCGGCCACCCTCTCGGCGGTGGCCGGGTCCTTGAGGCCGTGGCCCGTGAGGGTGAGGACCACGGTGCTCTCCGGCTCAAGCCTCCCCTCCCGCAACAGCTTGAAGACCCCGGCCATGGCGGCGGCGCTGGCGGGCTCGCAGAAGATGCCTTCCTCCCGGGCCAGGTAGCGGTAGGCGAAGAGGATCTCCTCGTCCGTCACCGCCTCTATGACCCCCCCCGACTCCTCCTTGGCCCGGATGGCCCCTTGCCAGCTCGCCGGGTTGCCGATGCGGATGGCGGTGGCCAGGGTCTCGGGGCGCTCCACCGGGCGGCCCAGGACCAAGGGGGCCGCCCCCGCCGCCTGGAAGCCGAGCATCTTGGGAAGCCTTTTGGCCTTCCCCAAGGCGAAGTACTCCTTGTAGCCCATCCAGTGGGCGGTGATGTTCCCCGCGTTCCCCACGGGGAGGGCGTGGTAGTGGGGGGCGTCCCCGAGCTCGTCCACCACCTCAAAGGCCAGGGTCTTCTGGCCCTCCAGGCGGTGGGGGTTCACGGAGTTCACCAGGGCCACGGGGTAGGCCTCCGTGAGCTTTTGGGTGAGGCGGAGGGCGTCGTCAAAGTTCCCCTCCACCTGGACGATCCTCGCCCCGTGCACCAGGCTCTGGGCCACCTTGCCCAAGGCCACGTACCCCGCGGGGAGGACCACGAGGGCCTTGATCCCAGCCCTTGCGGCGTAGGCGGCGGCGGAGGCCGCGGTGTTCCCGGTGCTGGCGCAGGCCACCGCCTTAGCCCCCCCCTCCACCGCCTTGGAGACGGCCAGGGTCATCCCCCGGTCCTTGAAGCTTCCCGTGGGGTTTAAGCCCTCGTACTTGGCGAAAAGCTGGATGCCCTTCCTCCTCGCCTCCTCCGGGCCCTTAAGGGGAATGAGGGGGGTGGAGCCCTCC
This region of Thermus thermophilus genomic DNA includes:
- the thrC gene encoding threonine synthase; the protein is MRLPLMERYRDLLPVSEKTPVVSLLEGSTPLIPLKGPEEARRKGIQLFAKYEGLNPTGSFKDRGMTLAVSKAVEGGAKAVACASTGNTAASAAAYAARAGIKALVVLPAGYVALGKVAQSLVHGARIVQVEGNFDDALRLTQKLTEAYPVALVNSVNPHRLEGQKTLAFEVVDELGDAPHYHALPVGNAGNITAHWMGYKEYFALGKAKRLPKMLGFQAAGAAPLVLGRPVERPETLATAIRIGNPASWQGAIRAKEESGGVIEAVTDEEILFAYRYLAREEGIFCEPASAAAMAGVFKLLREGRLEPESTVVLTLTGHGLKDPATAERVAELPPPVPARLEAVAAAAGLL